From Nicotiana tabacum cultivar K326 chromosome 22, ASM71507v2, whole genome shotgun sequence, one genomic window encodes:
- the LOC107804009 gene encoding FCS-Like Zinc finger 2-like, translating into MGSVPKRRRFCFLDRNDGLASLAEMETGFSANHQHNHNPLISRPVYLQRRSLKNLSSITSPRLASGKRFYETRFDEPQPHFLEACFLCKKALGDNTDIFMYRGDTPFCSEECRQEQIEMDEAKEKKLNLSASVKALRKNDQRKSTSSNETAHDYPLHRGTVAAA; encoded by the exons ATGGGCTCTGTACCAAAAAGAAGACGGTTCTGTTTTCTTGACAGAAACGATGGCCTTGCCTCTTTAGCTGAAATGGAAACTGGTTTTTCAGCAAACCATCAGCACAATCACAACCCATTGATTTCTAGGCCTGTTTATTTACAAAGGAGGAGTTTGAAGAATCTTTCTTCCATTACATCTCCAAGATTAGCCAGTGGGAAAAGGTTTTATGAAACTAGATTTGACGAACCACAACCCCATTTCTTGGAAGCTTGTTTTCTTTGCAAAAAAGCACTTGGTGATAACACAGACATATTCATGTACAG AGGAGACACTCCATTCTGTAGTGAAGAGTGCAGGCAAGAACAGATAGAAATGGATGAAGCCAAAGAGAAAAAATTGAATCTTTCAGCTTCTGTAAAGGCCTTGAGAAAAAATGACCAGAGAAAGTCCACTTCTTCCAATGAAACTGCACACGATTACCCTTTACACAGAGGCACTGTTGCTGCAGCTTGA